A genomic region of Pseudomonas sp. KU43P contains the following coding sequences:
- the abc-f gene encoding ribosomal protection-like ABC-F family protein, with amino-acid sequence MIRLSNLTLQRGPQRLLEGAEMTLHAGHKAGLIGANGAGKSSLFALLRGELSPDAGDCQLPGDWRIAHMRQEVDTLDRLAVDYVLDGDARLRKVQAELAVAEQAHDGTALARLHSELESADGYTADARARKLLAGLGFTNEQMDRRVGDFSGGWRMRLNLAQALMCPSDLLLLDEPTNHLDLDAILWLEDWLKGYPGTLLLISHDRDFLDAVVDHVLHVEQRKLNLYKGGYTAFERTRAERLAQQQQAYEKQQAQRAHMEKYIARFKAQATKARQAQSRIKALERMEELSAAHVDSPFDFVFRESQKISSPLLSLSEGRLGYGDKAILDKVKLQLVPGARIGLLGPNGAGKSTLIKNLAGELEPISGRLVRGENLAVGYFAQHQLDSLDDKASPLLHLQRIAPTEREQTLRDFLGGFDFHGDRVDEPVVNFSGGEKARLALALIAWERPNLLLLDEPTNHLDLEMRLALTMALQEFAGAVVVVSHDRHLLKSTTDDFLLVADGKVDTFDGDLDDYSRWLVEYRQRSAPASNAPVNPDKTDKKAQRQAAAALRQQLAPHKKAADKLEAELNQVHAQLAEIESALGDSGVYDAARKDELRDLLARQTKLKQREGELEEGWMEALETLESMQAELEALS; translated from the coding sequence CCGAGATGACCCTGCACGCCGGTCACAAGGCCGGCCTGATCGGCGCCAACGGCGCCGGAAAATCCAGCCTGTTCGCCTTGCTGCGCGGTGAGCTTTCGCCCGATGCCGGCGACTGCCAGTTGCCCGGCGACTGGCGCATTGCCCACATGCGCCAGGAGGTCGACACCCTCGATCGCCTGGCCGTGGACTATGTGCTCGATGGCGATGCTCGCCTGCGCAAGGTCCAGGCCGAGCTTGCCGTGGCCGAACAGGCTCACGACGGCACGGCCCTGGCGCGCCTGCACAGTGAGCTGGAAAGTGCCGACGGCTACACCGCCGATGCGCGCGCGCGCAAACTGCTGGCGGGCCTTGGCTTTACCAATGAGCAGATGGACCGCCGGGTTGGTGACTTCTCCGGTGGCTGGCGGATGCGCCTGAACCTGGCTCAGGCCTTGATGTGCCCGTCCGACCTGCTGCTGCTCGACGAGCCGACCAACCACCTGGACCTCGATGCCATCCTGTGGCTGGAAGACTGGCTCAAGGGTTATCCCGGCACGTTGTTGCTGATCTCTCACGACCGAGACTTCCTCGATGCCGTGGTCGACCACGTGCTGCACGTCGAGCAGCGCAAGCTCAACCTGTACAAGGGTGGCTACACGGCCTTCGAACGCACCCGTGCCGAGCGCCTGGCGCAGCAGCAGCAAGCCTACGAGAAGCAGCAGGCCCAGCGCGCGCACATGGAAAAGTACATCGCCCGCTTCAAGGCCCAGGCCACCAAGGCCCGCCAGGCGCAGAGCCGGATCAAGGCCCTGGAGCGCATGGAGGAGTTGTCGGCGGCGCATGTCGATTCGCCGTTCGACTTCGTCTTCCGTGAGTCGCAGAAAATCTCCAGCCCGCTGCTTAGCCTGTCCGAAGGCCGCCTGGGTTATGGGGACAAGGCGATTCTCGACAAGGTCAAACTGCAACTGGTGCCAGGTGCGCGGATCGGCCTGCTCGGCCCCAACGGCGCCGGTAAATCGACCCTTATCAAAAACCTGGCCGGCGAGCTCGAACCGATCTCGGGGCGCCTGGTGCGTGGCGAGAACCTTGCCGTTGGCTACTTTGCCCAGCATCAGCTCGATTCGCTGGACGACAAGGCCAGCCCGTTGCTGCACCTGCAGCGCATCGCCCCGACAGAGCGCGAGCAGACACTGCGCGACTTCCTCGGTGGTTTCGACTTCCATGGCGACCGCGTCGACGAACCGGTGGTGAATTTCTCTGGTGGCGAAAAGGCCCGCCTGGCCTTGGCGCTGATCGCCTGGGAACGGCCGAACCTGCTGCTGCTCGACGAACCGACCAACCACCTGGACTTGGAAATGCGCCTGGCGTTGACCATGGCGTTGCAGGAGTTTGCCGGTGCCGTGGTGGTAGTTTCCCACGACCGTCACCTGCTCAAGAGCACCACCGATGATTTCCTTTTGGTGGCCGATGGCAAGGTCGACACGTTCGATGGCGACCTCGACGACTACAGCCGCTGGCTGGTCGAGTACCGCCAGCGAAGTGCGCCGGCGAGCAATGCCCCGGTCAACCCGGACAAGACCGACAAGAAGGCCCAACGCCAGGCCGCTGCTGCCTTGCGCCAGCAACTGGCCCCGCACAAGAAGGCGGCTGACAAGCTGGAAGCCGAACTCAACCAGGTGCATGCGCAACTGGCCGAGATCGAGTCAGCGTTGGGTGACAGCGGCGTGTACGATGCGGCGCGCAAGGATGAGCTGCGCGATCTGCTGGCTCGGCAGACCAAGCTCAAGCAGCGTGAAGGCGAGCTTGAAGAGGGCTGGATGGAGGCCCTGGAGACGCTTGAGAGCATGCAGGCCGAGCTTGAGGCGCTGTCCTGA